Proteins co-encoded in one Corynebacterium lujinxingii genomic window:
- a CDS encoding ABC transporter ATP-binding protein, with amino-acid sequence MSERAQSNLQSTERPVAARAVDLRKSYGRADTEVVALDGVNVEFHQGEFTAIMGPSGSGKSTLMHVMAGLDTATSGEAFVGETGLSSLSDKALTSLRRDRLGFIFQSFNLVPTLTAAENIELPTRIAGGKVDRQWFEEVTTRLGLAQRLDHRPAELSGGQQQRVACARALVSRPEIIFGDEPTGNLDSNSSREVLDILRTAVDQDDQTVVIVTHDARAASYADRVIFLRDGAIVDELRDPDMDAILNVMSSMEG; translated from the coding sequence GTGAGCGAACGAGCACAAAGCAACCTGCAAAGCACAGAGCGGCCGGTAGCGGCGAGGGCAGTGGACCTGCGGAAGTCCTACGGCCGAGCCGATACGGAGGTGGTTGCGCTCGACGGGGTCAATGTCGAGTTCCACCAGGGGGAGTTCACGGCCATTATGGGCCCGTCGGGCTCCGGCAAGTCGACGCTCATGCACGTGATGGCGGGGCTGGATACGGCGACGAGTGGGGAGGCGTTTGTTGGGGAAACGGGGTTGTCGTCGTTAAGCGATAAGGCGCTGACGTCGCTGAGGCGGGACAGGCTGGGGTTCATCTTTCAGTCGTTTAACCTGGTGCCCACCTTGACTGCGGCGGAAAATATTGAGCTGCCGACCAGGATTGCGGGTGGGAAGGTCGATCGGCAGTGGTTCGAGGAAGTGACCACGCGGTTGGGGCTGGCGCAGCGGCTGGACCACCGGCCGGCGGAGCTGTCGGGCGGGCAGCAGCAGCGCGTGGCGTGCGCGAGGGCGCTGGTGTCGCGGCCGGAGATTATTTTTGGCGATGAGCCGACAGGCAATCTGGATTCGAACTCGTCGCGTGAGGTGCTGGATATTCTGCGCACGGCGGTGGATCAGGACGACCAGACGGTGGTGATCGTCACGCATGACGCGCGGGCGGCTTCGTACGCGGACCGGGTGATTTTCTTGCGCGATGGTGCGATTGTCGACGAGCTGCGCGATCCCGATATGGACGCGATCCTCAACGTCATGTCCAGTATGGAGGGCTAA